The stretch of DNA AATTGCTGGTTAAGACCATGGGCACATCATTGAATTCATTGGTGATGATATCCAAATCTCCATCATTGTCGTAGTCAAAAATGACCGAAGAGCGGCTGCCCAATGCCCCCCAAAGTGTTTTTTGACCATCGTCAGCTTTGCAGTAGTTATGCCCTTTATCCGCACCTTTGCAGTCCAATTCTACCCACGGTTTTGCAAAGCGGTTGTTCCGTCTAGGTTCAACGCCCAATACAAACTCGCTGTCCAAAAACTTTCCTTTGCCATCATTGAGCAATACCGAATTGGGGTGGTATCGGTAGGGGTAATTCATCGAAGAAGCAATAAAGACATCTTCAAAACCATCTGCATTCAAATCTCCAGCACTCAAGCCCCAAGGCCAATAATTTTCTGCATTGATAACATCGGAAATTTCTTCAAACTGCCCATTACCGAGATTGCGGAAAAAGGTATTGCCGAAAATACTTTGCCCTTCGCTTTTCAAAAAACTCTCGGGCTGATTGATGGACACTTTGTCTTTTTCACTCGCTCCAAAAGCATCGTTTTCAAACATATCGGAGTGCATATCCGTGACAAAAATATCTTGTAATCCATCGTTGTCAAAATCAAATACTTCAATGCCCATTGCTCCCCAAGAAGTTTTTGGAAAAACCGATCTACTTTTTTTCACAAATGCTTCTCCCTTCACATTTTCATAGTATTCGTCATTTCCTTGCATACTCAACATGTAGATATCAGGGTAGCCATCATTGTTGCCATCTATGATAGCCGCATCGCCACTCCAAGATTTGTCTATGAAGCCTGTCGTTTCAGATACATCTTCAAAAGTGTTGTTCCCCAAGTTTTTATACAAAACGCTGCTCTCAGCCAATTCAGGCTTTATGTGTCCTGCAAAAGCATCGTCTCTCCCGTCATAGAAAGTATAAGATTTTCCTTCAATCTCAAAAGTATCTATTTTTTCGGTTGTATAAATACCTACATTTGTGACCAATATATCCAATAAGCCATCAATATTGTAATCAAAAAAGAGTACACCTGAAGAATGCGCTTTACAATCTACGCCTGCTTTGGCAGATATATCGGTAAAATGTCCATTGCCATCATTTTCAAACAACAAATTGCCATCTTTGATGACAGAAATATATAGGTCAGGATCTCCGTCATTGTCTATATCTGCAAAAGAAGCAGAAACATAGGTTTGGTTTGGAGTAAGCAGCAAACCCGCTTTTTCAGTGATGTTTTCAAATTCCCCTCCTCCAATATTTCGCCAAAGTTCACCCGCTCCAACTTGCGACGGAAAATAAATATCATACAACCCATCCTTGTCCACATCTGCAATCGCAACTCCATTGCCGTGGTCATAATGAACTGCTTTATAGTTTTTTGCAGCATTGGGAACAACTATATGCTGAAAATCAATACCACTTTCTACTACTTTATCTTCAAAGGAAAAATTGTGGAAAGCAGTATAATTGGCAGCAGCCTTCAATTGATTTTGTTGCCTTTCGGCCATCCATGTTGGCGTTAAGGCTTCTTTTGTCACTATGTTTTGATTGCGGTTGCTACCATCGTTGTCACTTGTTTTTTGAAGTGCCCAATATCCTACTCCCATCAAGAGTATCGGTAGCATCAAAGCCAATAAAATATTAGTTGTAGAAGGTTTCTTGCTCATTGTGTATATCTATTTTTTGTGAAGCAATATTTTGAAGCCAAAGTATAAATTTTGAAGGCTTCTCAACGACCAATTCACCGAAAAGCGAGGTGTGAGAAAATCCACACAATTGATCGCCTTTGATGGTGTAGGACATAGAAGAATATGTCTGAAAATTAAGGACGTGTGTTAAATCGGGAACAGCTATTTGCGCTTGTTCCAGTTCGGGTATCTTGAAAAAATACAGATAGTCTTCGCTTTTGAATACCAACTCAATGGAAGTATATGTAGGAACATGAATTTCATTTTTACTTATTATATCATCCTCTGTATGTAGCGTTTGGTCTAACCCTGCAAAACGGTAATACCAATTGTATTTTTTCCCTGTTACTTCTATGGTCAATTTACCCGATGTACAGTAGGGATTTTCTTCTTGCTGCATCAATTGACAACCATGAAAAAGGTAAAGCAGAATACCCAAAAGTGCTATTTTGCAGAAAATATTCATTTCATACAGGCATTATCTTCTTTCAAAAACGTCCGTACTTGGATGGTACCCATACCAACCATACCATTCTTTGACAATAAAAAAATGTGAAGACAATTGTGTCCCTTGAAGTTTTCCTTCAACACATTCTCCAAAATAGTTCCACCTGCTGTTGGTCTGTTCGTCCCTAATATCGCCTTGATTATCCACCATAAATGAAACCGATTGACCCTCTATTATTGGAACAAAAGCTCCTGCCATTGTCGTGTTGGGTTTGTGAAAAACAACTACTGTGCTTCCGTCAGAAAGCGTGTCTTGCAAGACCTTGCCCTCCGCATCCAAATCCTTCATCGAATAGGCTTTGTAAACACCTTCGCTTCCTACTCCCAATACAATGTCAAACATCGGTAAATCAGTGCCAATAGAATCAGGCAAAGTACCCCTATAAATAGGCGCAATTCTATCATAGCCAAGGTATTCTCTTGCACCATGCCCCTCTCTTTTACTTTGAGAATCATATAGCACCATTGTATTCGGATTTTCTTCGCCCCAATCTTTCCACGCTATCTGATAAGTGTCTATATGAGTCAGTGCCGAATCCTTCAAAGCACCATAAAAAGCTTTCCCTTCAAAAGGCAACCAAAAAGAATCTGTTTCTTGGTCACGCATAAACCACGTTCCTTTGTAAATACCATGCTCTCGAAAGTTCATTTTCTTGCCGCCCACTACTGCTTTGAAGGCACTTCCACTTCCACACATTTCGCAAAGCGTCACCACTACAGCCTGTTCGCCCAAAGTCAAGTTAGCAACATGGTGATTTTTTAGAATCCACCAAGGAAGTGCATACGCTTGGTCCTCCACCTCAATACCGATAACTGTATCCTCATCCTTCATGTGTGATGCCCCCTTCCCACTCTGCCATATCGGCTTTTCCAAAGGTTTGTGAAAATCTACTGTCTGATTGATAGCCGTCATATCCAAATATAGGCTGTCTATTTCGGGATGTTTTACCAAATCTTCTTTTTCAGCATGTTTATGTCCGTGTTCATTTGGACTATGTTCATGGTTATTCACGCAGGCATTCAATAAGAAAACACAAGCCGCTATTTGCAGCCATTGAAGGAGCAGGGAAAATAAGTGAAAAGAAGCTGTATTTGTTTTTTCCATTTGTTTTTGAAGCAAATTAGGTATCCAATTGATTTTTTTTTTAGGCAATTTAAAGTATTAAATTAGCCAATTCTAAAGCGCAATATACTTGTTTCCAAAGCATTGTTTGAATTTGAGTTTTGAAGTTGAATTTGAATTTGCCTTAAACTAAGGCTTGTAGCAGCTCATCAGGAACTTCCATCGTTTGACAAACTTCTTTTTCGGAGAGTCCAATAGAAGCGAGCAGTTCAGGAAAATCTTTTCCTCGACTTGTGAGCATCAGTTGCGCCAAGGTAAGATAGTTTTCATCGTCGCTTTGGTTGAGAATGCTCTCTCGGATTTGTTCGACCAAATGATTGGGAACCATTTCATCAGGAAAAGCCAATAGCTGAAACAGATTGAGGCGTACCTGAAGGTTTCGGCAAAAAGTATCTCGGTAAAATTCGCTGCGATGTGGTTTTTGCAAGGACTTTTCAACCGCCCATGCTGCTACGGTCGCACCATACATGGCAATGGTAATGCCCTCGGAGTTGATGGGGTCAAAAAAAGCGGCTGCATCTCCCACCAAATAACATCTATCAAAAGCCAGTTTTTGAGGCTTGTAGGCATAATCCCGTACCGTTCTGATTTTGCTGACGAGTTCCCCTTCTTCAATCAACTTATTCGTCAAAGGAGTTTGGCGGATATAGGTCAAAAAACGTTCTTCTAAAGTTGCTCCACCCTCTTTAAATTTTTGCAAGTGGGTTCGTGGAATCAAAGCGCCCAAACTTACCTTGTCCTTCAGTACAATCTGCCAGACCCATCCCCATTCTCCTGTGTCGGAAATCATGGTCATTGGAGGGTCGTCAAATCTATTTTCAAAAGCAGTGACTTCTCCTTTGCTATTCAAATAATCGGACTGATTGAAGT from Chitinophagales bacterium encodes:
- a CDS encoding CRTAC1 family protein; its protein translation is MSKKPSTTNILLALMLPILLMGVGYWALQKTSDNDGSNRNQNIVTKEALTPTWMAERQQNQLKAAANYTAFHNFSFEDKVVESGIDFQHIVVPNAAKNYKAVHYDHGNGVAIADVDKDGLYDIYFPSQVGAGELWRNIGGGEFENITEKAGLLLTPNQTYVSASFADIDNDGDPDLYISVIKDGNLLFENDGNGHFTDISAKAGVDCKAHSSGVLFFDYNIDGLLDILVTNVGIYTTEKIDTFEIEGKSYTFYDGRDDAFAGHIKPELAESSVLYKNLGNNTFEDVSETTGFIDKSWSGDAAIIDGNNDGYPDIYMLSMQGNDEYYENVKGEAFVKKSRSVFPKTSWGAMGIEVFDFDNDGLQDIFVTDMHSDMFENDAFGASEKDKVSINQPESFLKSEGQSIFGNTFFRNLGNGQFEEISDVINAENYWPWGLSAGDLNADGFEDVFIASSMNYPYRYHPNSVLLNDGKGKFLDSEFVLGVEPRRNNRFAKPWVELDCKGADKGHNYCKADDGQKTLWGALGSRSSVIFDYDNDGDLDIITNEFNDVPMVLTSNLSDQKKDIQYIKIKLVGTASNKDGIGAKVVVKTENKQYTKVNDGKLGYLSQSVYPLYFGLGDANSISKIEVIWPTGKQQTITDEIVLNDLMTINEL
- a CDS encoding NAD(P)/FAD-dependent oxidoreductase — protein: MTHIPKKCEVLVIGGGPAGSMAAALLAQKGIDVVLLEKAKFPRYTVGESLIPHFWKFTDAIGASEAIEEAGFIKKAGGFVHWDGVLRTVSFRNFGFTRPALHVERAEFDQILLDRCKELGTKVIEETTVKGVDNGEDSAIVRYQHTNTKEKGTIEAQYVIDASGRNVVAGKQHDLIDFDENFKFQAYWAYFNQSDYLNSKGEVTAFENRFDDPPMTMISDTGEWGWVWQIVLKDKVSLGALIPRTHLQKFKEGGATLEERFLTYIRQTPLTNKLIEEGELVSKIRTVRDYAYKPQKLAFDRCYLVGDAAAFFDPINSEGITIAMYGATVAAWAVEKSLQKPHRSEFYRDTFCRNLQVRLNLFQLLAFPDEMVPNHLVEQIRESILNQSDDENYLTLAQLMLTSRGKDFPELLASIGLSEKEVCQTMEVPDELLQALV
- a CDS encoding DUF3179 domain-containing (seleno)protein, which codes for MEKTNTASFHLFSLLLQWLQIAACVFLLNACVNNHEHSPNEHGHKHAEKEDLVKHPEIDSLYLDMTAINQTVDFHKPLEKPIWQSGKGASHMKDEDTVIGIEVEDQAYALPWWILKNHHVANLTLGEQAVVVTLCEMCGSGSAFKAVVGGKKMNFREHGIYKGTWFMRDQETDSFWLPFEGKAFYGALKDSALTHIDTYQIAWKDWGEENPNTMVLYDSQSKREGHGAREYLGYDRIAPIYRGTLPDSIGTDLPMFDIVLGVGSEGVYKAYSMKDLDAEGKVLQDTLSDGSTVVVFHKPNTTMAGAFVPIIEGQSVSFMVDNQGDIRDEQTNSRWNYFGECVEGKLQGTQLSSHFFIVKEWYGWYGYHPSTDVFERR